A single region of the Idiomarinaceae bacterium HL-53 genome encodes:
- a CDS encoding pimeloyl-[acyl-carrier protein] methyl ester esterase, whose product MANKLAHLVQGSGPVWIWIHGWGMNKLVWEPVAKQVSDFATVVTLDLPGFGESEWQTNNDDFRTMVARVDNFLGTIAKSYPGAKLNLMGWSMGGLVATALVEKKPDRYAQLVWVASSPCFLRHENWKGIEPKVLAAFQQQLAQDFRATTERFLAVQAMGSPNARKDIMALKEILQQSRAPHPEALAAGLRWLAKVDLRQTFSHLSLPTTRIYGKRDSLVPWAQSAQITKPHDDVVLFEDSAHTPFLNEQEKFVALLRSLTH is encoded by the coding sequence ATGGCAAATAAATTAGCGCATCTCGTACAAGGTTCAGGTCCCGTTTGGATCTGGATTCACGGCTGGGGTATGAATAAATTGGTATGGGAGCCCGTCGCTAAGCAAGTGTCAGATTTCGCAACTGTAGTCACACTCGATCTTCCAGGCTTTGGCGAGAGCGAGTGGCAAACGAATAATGATGATTTTCGAACAATGGTCGCGCGTGTCGACAACTTTCTAGGTACAATTGCCAAGAGCTACCCAGGCGCAAAACTAAACCTCATGGGCTGGTCGATGGGTGGACTAGTCGCCACAGCTCTCGTAGAAAAGAAGCCAGATCGCTATGCACAATTAGTATGGGTTGCGAGCAGTCCCTGCTTTCTGCGCCATGAGAATTGGAAAGGTATTGAGCCGAAAGTACTTGCTGCCTTTCAGCAACAACTCGCTCAAGATTTTCGTGCGACTACTGAGCGCTTCCTCGCAGTACAAGCTATGGGAAGTCCGAATGCCAGAAAAGACATTATGGCGCTGAAAGAAATCTTACAGCAGTCGCGAGCACCCCATCCTGAGGCGCTCGCGGCGGGCCTACGCTGGCTAGCAAAAGTCGACCTGCGCCAGACGTTTTCACATCTTTCGCTACCGACCACTCGTATTTACGGAAAACGAGATAGCCTCGTACCTTGGGCGCAATCGGCACAAATTACCAAGCCTCACGACGACGTAGTACTTTTTGAAGATAGCGCACACACGCCTTTTCTAAATGAACAAGAAAAGTTTGTAGCGTTACTTAGGTCACTGACTCATTAA